One window from the genome of Elusimicrobiaceae bacterium encodes:
- a CDS encoding LptF/LptG family permease → MQRTFPRYLIATMLPYLGFALVIFSAVLFMNQFSRIFNTAVMIGASFGWILYGMSYLLPMVFSLSVPMAFQLALLLTLTGLNEQGELLALRAAGFSVRQIVWPLFAFSVLIMGLLLWVNNWVSPTGFAKFQNSQHMMAESITRLRLEPKAFLNIGDWRLYSEAVDNQRGRLEDVHLFRSPAGGAIR, encoded by the coding sequence ATGCAAAGAACTTTCCCGCGCTATCTTATTGCCACCATGCTGCCTTATCTGGGGTTCGCGCTCGTCATTTTTTCGGCGGTGCTTTTCATGAACCAGTTTTCGCGGATTTTTAATACGGCCGTAATGATCGGCGCGTCGTTCGGCTGGATCCTGTACGGCATGTCTTACCTGCTGCCGATGGTTTTCTCGCTCAGCGTGCCGATGGCTTTTCAGCTGGCGCTGCTGCTTACGCTTACGGGACTCAACGAGCAGGGCGAACTGCTGGCGCTGCGCGCGGCGGGGTTTTCGGTGCGCCAGATCGTGTGGCCGCTGTTTGCTTTTTCGGTATTGATCATGGGGCTGCTGTTGTGGGTCAATAACTGGGTCAGTCCCACGGGGTTCGCCAAATTCCAGAATTCCCAGCACATGATGGCCGAAAGCATTACCCGCCTGAGACTGGAACCCAAAGCTTTTCTCAATATCGGCGACTGGCGGCTTTATTCGGAGGCCGTGGACAACCAGCGCGGCCGGCTTGAGGATGTGCATCTGTTCCGCAGCCCGGCGGGCGGGGCCATACG